AAACATATTACCTTATTTGCTCGTATTTTATATATAGGCTTAAACCTAATTTGATACTATAAATTCAGCTTATTAATGGATTATAAAAAATGATAAGAACTAACTTGATTAGCGGTAAAAATATTCTAAATTTGCTTTTCTAAAATATAATATAATGTCAGAAAATATAGAAAAAATAAAATGCCTTATTATTGGATCGGGCCCAGCAGGTTATGCTGCAGCTATATACGCCGCAAGAGCAGATTTAAAACCAGTAATGTATACAGGTTTAGAACCTGGTGGACAATTAACAACAACTACTGAAGTTGATAATTACCCCGGCTACCCTGACGGTGTTGATGGTACCCAAATGATGGAAGATTTTAAAAAACAAGCCGAGCGTTTTGATACAGAAGTACGATTCGGACTGGCTACCAAAGTAGCGTTTAGTGATAAAGTTGGTGGTATTCATAAAGTAACCATTGATGGTTCAAAAGAAATAGAAGCTGAAAGTGTCATAATCTCAACAGGTGCTACAGCAAAATATTTAGGGTTACCTAGTGAAGAAAGATTAAAAGGTGGTGGTGTATCTGCATGTGCTACGTGTGATGGATTCTTTTATAAAGGCCAGGATGTTATTGTTGTTGGTGGTGGAGATACCGCTGCAGAAGAAGCGACTTACTTGTCTAAACTGTGTAAAAAGGTAACTCTTTTGGTTCGTCGTGATGAAATGAGAGCGTCAAAAGCTATGCAACATAGAGTAGCTAACACTGAAAATTTAGAAGTATTGTATTTTACAGAATTAGATGAAGTATTAGGCGATCAAGTTGTTGAAGGAGTTCGTGTTGTAAACAATAAAACGGGTGAAAAACGAGAAATAGCTGTAACTGGTGTTTTTATCGCTATTGGACATAAACCAAATACTGAATTATTTAATGGTATTTTAGATATGGATGAAACTGGTTATTTGATAACTAAAGGAAAATCTACTAAAACAAAATTACCAGGTGTATTTGCTGCTGGTGATGTACAAGACAAAGAATATAGACAAGCAATAACTGCTGCAGGTACAGGTTGTATGGCTGCTTTAGATGCTGAAAGATATTTGGCTGCTTTAGAAAACTAATAGATCACTATCTATATTAAAAAATAAAAAAGAGTCTGTTTTAATAAAACAGACTCTTTTTTTATGCCATAAATAAAGAATTATTTAGGTCTAAGTTTTCGATTTATCCTCTTATACTACCCCCAGAAGAACTATTTTTCTGAACATTTTCTGGATTACCTGAGTATCTAATACCTCCACCACTACTTGCATTGGCATCAATACTTTCTGTTACAGTAACTGATACATTAGCTCCACTAGAAACATCAGCATTACACGTCTTTGCAATTAGATCATTAGCTCTAATATTACTTCCACTTGATGCATTTGCAGAGAAACTTCCTGTAGCACCTTTTAAACTTGCTCCAGAGCCACTACTCGCATTACAAATTAAATCAGAAACATCTAACATTAATTTGACATCAGCTCCACTTGAAGTTCTAACATCAAATTCATCTGCTGATATTGTATTTTCAGAATATACATTTGCCCCGCTAGTCGCTTTAATCTTAATAATATCTGTAGCGGTTAAATACACTTTTTTAGATTTCGCACTCCATATATTTTTTTCTGAATATATACGTAATACACCATCTTCTACTTCTGTAATAATTAAGTCGTGCAAATTTTCATCTGCCTCTACTGATAAAGAAGTTTCATCGCTCATTGTTAAACGTACTTCTATTCCGTGACTCACAGAAATGGCATCAAAATCTGACGTAATTGTTCTTTCTTGGGTAATCACATTCCTATTTCCCTTAACACCATCTAGCATACAGCTAGTTGTTAAAAACAATACGATTACTGTCGCAATTTTTAATAGAGTTTTCATATTTTATTATTTTTAGTTTGTTAATATTAATTGATATACTCAAATTTCCGTCAAAAGAAGTATATGTACAATTTCTAATTACTGAATTGTCTCTTTTTTAGGATGAGCAGTTATTATTTTATAATAACTCCATTTTCATCAATTTTAATTTCAGCTTTTTCACCATTATCATTAATTTCAACCTTTAGGCTATCATCATTTAATTTGATATTGACACCATCATCTTCATCTTCATCATCATTACTTTCAGATTTTGGAGGAGGACAATCTAAACATTCTAAACCTTCATCTGTCATTTTAAAATAGTGCTTGGCCATATCTCTACTATACATATTATTAACTGTCTTAATATTTCTTAAAAATACGCGAGATGATTCTTCAAAATAAACCACTTTATTTTCGGGAATATATAAGTTGATTTTTAAATCTTGATTTCTGAATGTATTTCTACTATCTGTTAAAAAATAACTATTAAACACTAAACTATTTCCAGACTGCTGATAATTATACTCAATACGTTCTGCATTTTCTCTTGCAATTAAACGTGTTCTACCATTTGCTCTTTTATAAATTTTAGTATACGCTTCTGTGCTATCTGATTTTCTAATTGAAATGTTTACATCATTAGAGTAAAATTTAATTTGATCATTAGCATCCAACACTTTTTTAAAATAGATTTTATGGTTAAAATTATTGTTATTAGACAGGTCTTCATTATCAACCATTTTTATGGTTAAGGTATCTGATGACATCATAGATAGTTCATTTTTCTCTATTGAAGAGCCTTCGTTCGCAAATTCTGCACCTTGTTTTATTCCGAAGAAAATTGCAGATAAAAGAGCAATAATCCAAATACCAAGAAATACTAATTTTGTGGGTCTACTCAATATTTTAGTTTTATTAGAAAGGATAAACAATCCTAAAATAAACAGCATAAAAATAGGAATCCCAATTAAAATCAAAATCAATAAAGAAACTAACCATATAGGAACTCCCGTACCGCTTAGCATCTGAAAATCATCATCAAAAAAGGAATCCATTCCCATAAAATCGACCGTACCTGCAGTAAATAAGCTTATCACTAATGCAATTAAAGAAATTACAGAGACTACAATAACGATGACACCGATAAACTTCCCTAATACTAAAAAGATGCCAGCCAACACCCTACCTAAGGTATCGATAACATCCTGAAGGCCAGACCTAGCTCTAGAGTTTCCTCTTCTTACGTCTTTTTTTTTTACAGAACCAGACACATTATTATAAGCTCCCTTTACGGCTTCAGACACTTCACTAGCAGCTCCTTTTACACTTTCTGAAACATCTTCAAATTCAGCTCTAATTTTCCTTTCTATGTTAGTGATATTAACTGGCTCACCTTCCATTTGTAATTTATCTGCTGTAGTTTTCGCCTCTGGTAATAAAATCCATAGAATGATGTAAACCAAAGGTCCAAACCCAAGTCCAAAAGTAGCTACCAACCAACCTATTCTAATCCATATAGCATCTATATCAAAATAATGAGCCATACCAGAGGCTACACCTCCAATAAACTTATCATCTCCATCTCTAAAAAGTTTTTTCTTAGTCGATTTACTGCTGTAGTTTTTACCAGAATCATCAGTAAACAATTCCTCATCTATCATATAGTCTTCGGGTTGCCCCATAACAGCAATTACCTCATCAATATCAACTTCGCTAATGACTTGTCTCGGATCTTTAACTCGCTCTGAAAGCAATTCACTTATACGGGACTCAATATCATTGATAATTTCGTCTCTACCTTGTGGGTCGTCACTTAATGAACGACGGATAGCATCTAAATATCTTCTCAATTTTTGATAAGCCTCTTCATCAATATGAAAAAAGATTCCTCCTAAATTTATATTTATTGTCTTGTTCATTTTTTTGCTGATTTTTTTGTAGTTACTGTTTTTACAGCTAAGACAAGCTCAGCCCAAGTTGTAGTTAGTTCTTTTAAAAATAATGTGCCTGTTTCTGTTAGTCCGTAATATTTTCTTGGCGGACCAGATGTTGATTCTTCCCAACGATAGCTGAGTAAACCTGCGTTTTTTAGCCTCGTCAAAAGCGGGTAAATTGTACCTTCAACCACAAGCAGTTTTGCATCTTTTAGGCTCGATAAAATCTCGCTAGTATAAGCATCCCCATCTTGTAAAATGGATAGGATGCAAAATTCTAAAACGCCTTTTCGCATTTGTGCTTTTGTATTTTCTATCTTCATTATGTGTCCGTTTAATTACGCATTACAATTACAATAAAATTAATCATAAAAATGAGTAATGTTGTTAAAATTTGTATCATTATATTTAGTTTTGGCTTGTTTGTGTTATTTGATTTTATCGCGTTTAATAAAATTTATAGTCAATGGATAATCATACACCTCTCCTCTATTGGCTTTTATAGCTGCAACAACAATTAATATATATCTTAAAAAGGCTACTATAGCTATTAAGCTTCCAATACTTAAAATTCCAAAAAGGTTATCAAAATCAAAATGATAGTTAAAATTATTTAAATGATCAAAATCATCAATTCGTCTCAAATAATTAAAGAAACTTCCAAAGGCGAAAGGAAAAAGTATC
The nucleotide sequence above comes from Aureibaculum algae. Encoded proteins:
- the trxB gene encoding thioredoxin-disulfide reductase; the encoded protein is MSENIEKIKCLIIGSGPAGYAAAIYAARADLKPVMYTGLEPGGQLTTTTEVDNYPGYPDGVDGTQMMEDFKKQAERFDTEVRFGLATKVAFSDKVGGIHKVTIDGSKEIEAESVIISTGATAKYLGLPSEERLKGGGVSACATCDGFFYKGQDVIVVGGGDTAAEEATYLSKLCKKVTLLVRRDEMRASKAMQHRVANTENLEVLYFTELDEVLGDQVVEGVRVVNNKTGEKREIAVTGVFIAIGHKPNTELFNGILDMDETGYLITKGKSTKTKLPGVFAAGDVQDKEYRQAITAAGTGCMAALDAERYLAALEN
- a CDS encoding head GIN domain-containing protein — translated: MKTLLKIATVIVLFLTTSCMLDGVKGNRNVITQERTITSDFDAISVSHGIEVRLTMSDETSLSVEADENLHDLIITEVEDGVLRIYSEKNIWSAKSKKVYLTATDIIKIKATSGANVYSENTISADEFDVRTSSGADVKLMLDVSDLICNASSGSGASLKGATGSFSANASSGSNIRANDLIAKTCNADVSSGANVSVTVTESIDANASSGGGIRYSGNPENVQKNSSSGGSIRG
- a CDS encoding DUF4870 domain-containing protein, which codes for MLTQNEKNTGFLIHLSAFLSFVFPFGSIIGPVIMWSISKDKSEYLDKNGMAAVNFNLSYTLYLFILGMILFPFAFGSFFNYLRRIDDFDHLNNFNYHFDFDNLFGILSIGSLIAIVAFLRYILIVVAAIKANRGEVYDYPLTINFIKRDKIK
- a CDS encoding PadR family transcriptional regulator, whose translation is MKIENTKAQMRKGVLEFCILSILQDGDAYTSEILSSLKDAKLLVVEGTIYPLLTRLKNAGLLSYRWEESTSGPPRKYYGLTETGTLFLKELTTTWAELVLAVKTVTTKKSAKK
- a CDS encoding PspC domain-containing protein, with the protein product MNKTININLGGIFFHIDEEAYQKLRRYLDAIRRSLSDDPQGRDEIINDIESRISELLSERVKDPRQVISEVDIDEVIAVMGQPEDYMIDEELFTDDSGKNYSSKSTKKKLFRDGDDKFIGGVASGMAHYFDIDAIWIRIGWLVATFGLGFGPLVYIILWILLPEAKTTADKLQMEGEPVNITNIERKIRAEFEDVSESVKGAASEVSEAVKGAYNNVSGSVKKKDVRRGNSRARSGLQDVIDTLGRVLAGIFLVLGKFIGVIVIVVSVISLIALVISLFTAGTVDFMGMDSFFDDDFQMLSGTGVPIWLVSLLILILIGIPIFMLFILGLFILSNKTKILSRPTKLVFLGIWIIALLSAIFFGIKQGAEFANEGSSIEKNELSMMSSDTLTIKMVDNEDLSNNNNFNHKIYFKKVLDANDQIKFYSNDVNISIRKSDSTEAYTKIYKRANGRTRLIARENAERIEYNYQQSGNSLVFNSYFLTDSRNTFRNQDLKINLYIPENKVVYFEESSRVFLRNIKTVNNMYSRDMAKHYFKMTDEGLECLDCPPPKSESNDDEDEDDGVNIKLNDDSLKVEINDNGEKAEIKIDENGVIIK